A window of Pseudophryne corroboree isolate aPseCor3 chromosome 12, aPseCor3.hap2, whole genome shotgun sequence contains these coding sequences:
- the DEGS2 gene encoding sphingolipid delta(4)-desaturase/C4-monooxygenase DES2 isoform X1: MGNEVTRGDFEWTYTDQPHTKRRREILAKYPQIKTLMGPDHHLKWIVLVLVAAQLVACHLVGNLAWKWVLFWAYAFGGCVNHSLTLAIHDISHNVTFGNRQAKWNRWFAMVANLPIGMPYSASFKKYHIDHHRYLGGDKLDVDIPTDFEGWFFCTPLRKVVWLVLQPLFYVLRPLYVNPKPISRMEIWNALVQFSADLLLYRTCGLKPMVYLVAGSFFCMGFHPISGHFISEHYMFMKGHETYSYYGCLNLITFNVGYHAEHHDFPNIPGSKLPMVRQIASEYYDNLPQHQSWARVLWDFIFDEEIGPYSRIKRKYKLAKA; encoded by the exons ATGGGCAATGAGGTGACCCGGGGAGACTTTGAGTGGACGTACACAGACCAACCTCACACCAAGCGCAGGAGAGAAATATTAG CGAAGtatccacaaatcaagactctaATGGGACCCGACCACCACCTGAAATGGATCGTCTTGGTGCTGGTGGCGGCTCAGCTTGTCGCTTGTCACCTAGTGGGAAACCTGGCTTGGAAGTGGGTGCTATTTTGGGCGTATGCCTTTGGCGGCTGTGTGAATCACTCGTTGACTTTAGCCATCCACGACATCTCTCACAATGTCACTTTCGGCAATAGGCAGGCAAAATGGAACAGATGGTTTGCCATGGTGGCCAACTTGCCAATTGGCATGCCATACTCCGCATCCTTCAAGAAATACCACATCGATCACCACCGCTACTTGGGAGGAGACAAGCTGGATGTGGACATACCAACGGACTTCGAAGGGTGGTTTTTCTGCACCCCCTTGCGCAAAGTTGTCTGGCTGGTCCTTCAGCCGCTATTTTACGTCCTACGTCCTCTGTACGTGAATCCCAAACCGATCAGCAGGATGGAGATATGGAACGCTCTGGTCCAGTTTTCCGCTGACCTCTTGCTCTATCGCACGTGCGGCCTGAAGCCCATGGTCTATTTGGTGGCCGGATCGTTTTTTTGTATGGGCTTCCACCCGATTTCGGGACATTTTATCTCGGAACATTATATGTTTATGAAAGGGCATGAGACCTATTCGTATTATGGATGTCTGAATTTAATTACTTTTAATGTAGGCTACCACGCAGAGCATCACGACTTTCCCAACATCCCCGGAAGCAAGCTCCCTATG GTCCGACAGATCGCCTCCGAATATTATGACAATCTTCCTCAGCACCAATCGTGGGCCCGTGTCCTCTGGGATTTCATATTCGATGAAGAGATTGGTCCCTATTCAAGGATTAAAAGGAAATACAAGCTTGCGAAGGCGTGA
- the DEGS2 gene encoding sphingolipid delta(4)-desaturase/C4-monooxygenase DES2 isoform X2: MGPDHHLKWIVLVLVAAQLVACHLVGNLAWKWVLFWAYAFGGCVNHSLTLAIHDISHNVTFGNRQAKWNRWFAMVANLPIGMPYSASFKKYHIDHHRYLGGDKLDVDIPTDFEGWFFCTPLRKVVWLVLQPLFYVLRPLYVNPKPISRMEIWNALVQFSADLLLYRTCGLKPMVYLVAGSFFCMGFHPISGHFISEHYMFMKGHETYSYYGCLNLITFNVGYHAEHHDFPNIPGSKLPMVRQIASEYYDNLPQHQSWARVLWDFIFDEEIGPYSRIKRKYKLAKA, translated from the exons ATGGGACCCGACCACCACCTGAAATGGATCGTCTTGGTGCTGGTGGCGGCTCAGCTTGTCGCTTGTCACCTAGTGGGAAACCTGGCTTGGAAGTGGGTGCTATTTTGGGCGTATGCCTTTGGCGGCTGTGTGAATCACTCGTTGACTTTAGCCATCCACGACATCTCTCACAATGTCACTTTCGGCAATAGGCAGGCAAAATGGAACAGATGGTTTGCCATGGTGGCCAACTTGCCAATTGGCATGCCATACTCCGCATCCTTCAAGAAATACCACATCGATCACCACCGCTACTTGGGAGGAGACAAGCTGGATGTGGACATACCAACGGACTTCGAAGGGTGGTTTTTCTGCACCCCCTTGCGCAAAGTTGTCTGGCTGGTCCTTCAGCCGCTATTTTACGTCCTACGTCCTCTGTACGTGAATCCCAAACCGATCAGCAGGATGGAGATATGGAACGCTCTGGTCCAGTTTTCCGCTGACCTCTTGCTCTATCGCACGTGCGGCCTGAAGCCCATGGTCTATTTGGTGGCCGGATCGTTTTTTTGTATGGGCTTCCACCCGATTTCGGGACATTTTATCTCGGAACATTATATGTTTATGAAAGGGCATGAGACCTATTCGTATTATGGATGTCTGAATTTAATTACTTTTAATGTAGGCTACCACGCAGAGCATCACGACTTTCCCAACATCCCCGGAAGCAAGCTCCCTATG GTCCGACAGATCGCCTCCGAATATTATGACAATCTTCCTCAGCACCAATCGTGGGCCCGTGTCCTCTGGGATTTCATATTCGATGAAGAGATTGGTCCCTATTCAAGGATTAAAAGGAAATACAAGCTTGCGAAGGCGTGA